One window of Acidobacteriota bacterium genomic DNA carries:
- a CDS encoding DNA methyltransferase, with protein MNKLYYGDNLDVLRRHIDDESVDLVYLDPPFNSNASYNVLFAERDGIQAASQIKAFEDTWKWDDSAARACQEVVESGGKVSEAMQAFRTFLGDSNMMAYLAMMAPRLVELRRVLKPRGSLYLHCDPTSAHYLKMLLDAVFGPQQFRNEVVWKRTSSHANVLQRYGIIQDRLLFYTRGDKWTWNQQYLPYDQEYLDTFFDQIDAEGRRYARRDLTAGMDRASSGQIYAWKGITPPASRCWAMTQEHMDGLEAAGRIHWPKKKGGMPRLKLYPEDLPGVPLGDIWTDVKIMHNLSAERLGYPTQKPVALLERIVATSSNEGDVVLDPFCGCGTTIAAAQKLQRRWIGIDITTLAISLIRHRLADAFGSRAKYEVIGEPVSLPDALKLAHDDPYQFQWWALGLVGARPVEGKRGADKGIDGRIYFHEGDTSKTKQIILSVKAGHVTVSQLRDLRGVLEREKAEIGVLLCMDEPTMPMRKECASAGFYSSPWGKHARLQILTVENLLTGKSIDRPPAQTSITYKRAPKAESTVGENRELFGRG; from the coding sequence ATGAACAAGCTGTACTACGGCGACAACCTGGACGTACTCCGCCGCCACATCGACGACGAGAGTGTGGATCTCGTCTACCTCGATCCCCCGTTCAATTCGAACGCCAGCTATAACGTGCTATTCGCTGAGCGGGACGGCATCCAAGCGGCGTCGCAGATCAAGGCGTTCGAAGATACGTGGAAGTGGGACGACAGCGCGGCACGGGCCTGTCAAGAGGTTGTCGAATCCGGGGGGAAGGTGTCCGAGGCGATGCAGGCGTTCCGGACGTTCCTGGGTGACAGCAACATGATGGCCTACCTCGCCATGATGGCGCCCAGACTCGTGGAGCTGAGGCGTGTGCTGAAGCCCAGAGGCAGCCTCTATCTCCACTGCGACCCGACCTCAGCGCACTACTTGAAGATGTTACTGGACGCGGTCTTTGGACCGCAGCAGTTCAGAAACGAAGTCGTCTGGAAGCGTACCTCGTCCCACGCGAATGTCCTTCAACGCTACGGCATCATTCAAGACCGCTTGCTGTTCTATACCAGAGGAGACAAGTGGACGTGGAACCAACAGTACCTGCCGTACGACCAGGAGTATCTCGACACGTTTTTTGACCAAATCGATGCAGAAGGTCGGCGTTACGCGCGACGTGACTTGACCGCAGGAATGGACCGCGCGTCGAGCGGGCAAATCTACGCGTGGAAGGGCATCACGCCTCCGGCTTCTCGCTGCTGGGCCATGACACAGGAACATATGGACGGCCTCGAAGCGGCAGGACGGATTCATTGGCCCAAGAAGAAAGGCGGGATGCCACGGCTGAAGTTGTATCCCGAGGACTTACCCGGCGTGCCACTTGGTGACATCTGGACCGACGTCAAAATCATGCACAACCTGTCCGCCGAGAGGCTCGGTTACCCGACACAGAAGCCGGTGGCGCTGTTGGAGAGAATTGTGGCCACCAGCAGCAACGAAGGTGACGTCGTGCTTGATCCATTCTGCGGATGCGGGACGACGATTGCCGCCGCGCAGAAGCTGCAGCGACGCTGGATCGGGATCGACATCACGACGCTGGCGATCAGCCTGATCCGCCACCGGCTGGCAGATGCGTTTGGCTCCCGGGCGAAATACGAGGTTATCGGTGAGCCAGTGTCCCTTCCCGACGCGCTGAAACTCGCCCACGATGACCCCTACCAGTTCCAGTGGTGGGCGCTCGGGCTCGTGGGCGCCAGACCAGTCGAAGGCAAGAGGGGCGCGGACAAAGGCATCGATGGACGCATCTACTTCCACGAAGGCGATACGTCGAAGACGAAGCAGATCATCCTGTCGGTGAAGGCGGGACACGTGACCGTTTCTCAACTCCGCGATCTTCGTGGTGTCCTGGAACGCGAGAAGGCCGAGATCGGAGTCCTGCTGTGCATGGATGAGCCGACGATGCCGATGCGGAAGGAATGCGCCAGCGCGGGTTTCTACTCCTCGCCGTGGGGCAAGCACGCACGGTTGCAGATCCTCACGGTGGAGAACCTGCTGACCGGGAAGAGCATCGACCGTCCACCCGCACAGACCAGCATCACCTACAAGCGGGCGCCGAAGGCAGAGTCGACCGTTGGCGAGAACCGGGAGCTGTTTGGCAGGGGCTAA
- a CDS encoding SDR family oxidoreductase, giving the protein MDLELTGKVAIVTGSSRGLGLASATALAIEGCRVTLCARSADPLETAARQLRLRCGDAARVHAIQADVATPQGVATIVDGTVTHFGGIDILVNNVGLARGGDLLATTDDDWREAFDQTMFPAIRASRAVVPHLRRRGGGVILMIASIFGRETGGRMTYNAVKAAEISLAKSLAQQLARDNIRVNSIAPGSTMFPGGSWWKRQQSDPAGIAEFVERELPFGRFGTPEEVGAVVAFLASAKASWVSGASIVVDGCQSRSLF; this is encoded by the coding sequence ATGGATCTTGAACTGACCGGCAAAGTCGCTATCGTCACCGGATCGAGCCGGGGTCTGGGCCTCGCGAGCGCGACGGCGCTGGCGATCGAGGGCTGCCGCGTCACGCTGTGCGCGAGGAGCGCCGATCCGCTCGAGACCGCCGCCCGGCAGTTGCGCCTGCGGTGCGGGGACGCGGCGCGCGTCCATGCGATCCAGGCCGACGTGGCGACGCCGCAGGGCGTCGCGACGATCGTCGATGGCACGGTGACTCACTTCGGCGGGATCGACATCCTGGTGAACAACGTGGGGCTGGCGCGCGGCGGGGACCTGCTGGCCACCACGGACGACGACTGGCGTGAAGCGTTCGATCAGACCATGTTCCCGGCCATTCGGGCGTCGAGAGCCGTCGTGCCGCATCTGCGTCGGCGCGGCGGCGGCGTCATCCTGATGATCGCGTCGATCTTCGGCCGCGAGACCGGCGGCCGGATGACGTACAACGCCGTGAAGGCCGCCGAGATCAGCCTCGCCAAGTCGCTCGCGCAGCAGTTGGCGCGCGACAATATCCGCGTCAACAGCATCGCGCCAGGGTCGACGATGTTCCCCGGCGGATCGTGGTGGAAGCGGCAGCAGAGCGACCCCGCCGGGATTGCCGAGTTCGTCGAGCGCGAGCTGCCATTTGGCCGCTTCGGGACGCCCGAGGAGGTCGGCGCGGTCGTCGCGTTCCTCGCTTCGGCGAAGGCCAGCTGGGTAAGCGGGGCGAGCATCGTTGTCGACGGGTGCCAGTCACGGTCGCTGTTCTAA